TCCATCGACGACCCGCCAAATACTGGTCCTACTTGCCCCGAAGCACCGTTTCCCCCGCGCACCTGGACACTTGTCAACAGCTCATCCTATAGCGCGGGCACGGGGCCCGTTTCCCCCCGCGCACCTGAACGCTTGCCTTTCCTATTCCGAATTCTATTGCAAAGATCTGTACCCGCCCATAGAATGAGCTATAGAAGAGTTGTGAAAAGGGGCCTCTTTTGGAAGATCAGACTATCCTCGCCACTTCGGAAAACTTCGGGACCGTCTCGGTCTGCCACGGCGGAGTCGTACATATCAACCTGCCTCATTGCAGCCTGAAATTTCTTCCCGCGGATTTTGCGAAATTCTGTGAGTTGATTGCAAACGCGCGCATGAAATTCGATTTACCCAGACGCGCTGACGGGAAACCTCATCTCCAACTAGTGCCCAGCGACATCGACCAGACCTCCGCTTCAGACGACCAGGACTGATTCCGCCGAACAAGGATAGCGGCAGCGTCTAACCCCCGACGAAATGCGTTCCTGCCACACTTCCACCACCCTGATTCCGGATTTGTAATATTTGCTGGAAATTTTGTATGATTTCGATTTCTGGGACAGCATGCGACCGATTTTGCAGGTTTTGGTCCTAATATAATGATGCGAAACGTTTTGGGAGTGAACCATGGCCAGGAAAAGCCGACAGGCAGTCATAGTCGTTGACTTTCAGGCGGACTTCACGGAACTCCGCAATGGCGCCCTCGCGGTTCCCGATACCGGAGCCGAGTACGTCGATGAAGTCATATCCCGCACCTCAGCGTTCAAGAAAAGCGGGCTACCGGTTTTGGCCACACGGGACTATCATCCTCCTGATCACATCTCCTTCTTCACGAGCCATCCGGGGACCATACCGCTGGACGTGATCGAAACGTACGGCCATGACCAGGTGCTCTGGCCCCCGCATTGCGTCCAGGGGACACCAGGCGCGGAGATCCTTTTACCACCCGACCTGATCTCCGCCGTCGTTTCTACCGGGGACCAACCGGACGCGGAAAGCTATTCCGGATTCCGGGACGACCTCGGCCGCGATACTGGGCTCAAAGGCCTTCTGGAAGACCTGGGAGCGAAAGACCTCATTGTCTACGGATTGGCTACTGATTATTGCGTGCAGGCAACGGTAATGCACGCCCGAGAGGAAGGCTACGAAGTAACTTTGGTGAAAGGCTTAAGCCGAGGGATCACTCCTGAAGGGACCGAGGCCGCGCTCGAGGAGATGAAAGCCGCAGGCGTCAGGATCGAGGACTGATACGAAATCGCCGTTCAATTGAATAGCCTCCGTGGCTCTGGTGGGACAGGCGTCTCGCCTG
This sequence is a window from Desulfomonile tiedjei. Protein-coding genes within it:
- a CDS encoding isochorismatase family protein, yielding MARKSRQAVIVVDFQADFTELRNGALAVPDTGAEYVDEVISRTSAFKKSGLPVLATRDYHPPDHISFFTSHPGTIPLDVIETYGHDQVLWPPHCVQGTPGAEILLPPDLISAVVSTGDQPDAESYSGFRDDLGRDTGLKGLLEDLGAKDLIVYGLATDYCVQATVMHAREEGYEVTLVKGLSRGITPEGTEAALEEMKAAGVRIED